From the genome of candidate division TA06 bacterium:
CAGAAGCTGGGAGCCGAAGCCGAGGACATCATCAGCATCGCCCTGGGGCAGGACATCGCCGGGAGTGTCATGACGGAACTGGAGGATTTTGCGGGTGCGGCTGGATCGTATCAGGAAAGCCTGAGAATATTTTGTGAAGTGAACGATGCCGTGGCCCAAGTTATGTGCGGATTTCACTTGATCCTTTGCCTGGCCAATTCCGGCAATATTCCTGCAGCCGGGGAGTATTACCGCCAAATGGAAGCTGTGAACTATGAAGGCGGCCAGCAAAGGAAAAATTATTATCTGGTTATGGCGATGGCGGCTATTTTGCTGGCTGAAAAAAAATATGCCCCGGCCCGGGATTTGCTGGAAAAACAGCTGGATGAGATGCCGGCTCCAAGCCAGGAAATGGGGGAAATGATTCTGCAATTGGCGGGTATATATGTCCGCCTGGGCGACTCCACAAAATCCCTGAAGATGCTGGAACGCCTGCTAACAATACCCGAGGAAAAGATGACCGGTCTTTTTATGGTCAAGATGCATTCGGGCTGCTGGACGATTTACTCCGGGATGGGCCGGCACCGGGAAGCAGGGGAGCAGAAAAGCAAAGGGCTGGCGCTGCTGAAGGAGATGTCGGAGCGCTACACCGACCGGGGCCTTTGGGAAAAATATTGCCGGAAAAAAGAGATCCGGATCCTGTTAGATCAATAAAATGGAAGATGTCAGATGGTCAAATCAAAAACAATCAACGCCAAGGACCGGCTCCGCTGGCAGCTGGGGGAGCGGGTCAAGGAACTGACCGCCCTGCACCGCACCGCCCTGATATTGAACCGCTCCGGGCGTTCCCCGGCCCACACTCTTAGAAGCCTGGCCCAGGCCATTGCCAGGGCCTGGCAGTTTTCGGAAGTGGCGGCGGTCAAAATAACCTGGGCCGGAAAAAGCTACGCTTCCAAGGGTTTTAAAAAAACCAGGTGGAGCCAAAGGGCCGACATCAAGGCAGCCCCCGGGCAGGCCGGTTCGATAGAGGTCTGTTATCTGAAGGCCCAGCCCCCCGCCTACCGGGGGCCGTTCCTGAAGGAAGAGGTGCTGCTGCTCAATTCCCTGACCGTGATGGTAAAAACATACCTTCAGAACGTGGTTTACCAGGAACACCAGGCCAAAGCCAAGGCGTTGCTGGAGTGGCAGATAAGAAAACGGACCCGGGATCTGACCAAGGCCAACACCGACCTGCGCCGGGAGCTGGCTCTGGGGCGCCGCCGGGAGCGGCAGATCAAGACCTACCAGGAACAGCTGAAAAGCCTGGCGGAAAAACTGTCCACCGCCGAGGAGCGGGAGCGCCGGGAGATAGCCACCGATCTGCACGACCATATCGGGCAGGGGCTGGCCATGATCAAGCTCAAGCTACAGACCCTGCAGGGCCAAAATGCAAACAGCGGCCTGGGGCGGGAGATCGAGGAGATCAAGGAACTGTCCCAGCAGGCCATCAAATATACCCGGGGCCTGATATTTGAGCTCAGCCCGCTGGTGGTCTACGAACTGGGCTTTGGTGCGGCCCTGCAATGGCTGGCCGATCATTACTGGCAGAAATACAAGATGAGGGTGGTCATCAGAACTGCCGGCCGGTCCAGGGCCCTGGGGGAGGACCTGAGGATACTGCTGTTCAAGTCGGTGCAGGAACTTTTGATCAACTCGGTCAAGCACGGCCGGGCCACCCGGGCCGAGGTCACAGTCCGCTGGCTTCCCCAACGTCTGGAGATCAGGGTCAGGGACCATGGGACCGGATTCGGCCGGGTCACCAACGGGGAGTTCCAGCCGGACCTGAAAAGTTTTGGGCTGTTTAACCTTAAGGAAAGGATCGTCCAGTACGGCGGCCAGCTGACGGTCAACAGCCGTCCGGGGCAGGGGGCCCTGGTAACCATCAGTATTGCAACCAAAGCGGGAGTTAAGGGATGAACGCCAAGATAATAGTGGCCGATGACCACCGGATGGTGCGGGAGGGCCTGCGGTCCCTGATCGAGCGCCAGCCGGGCCTGAGCGTCGTCGCCGAGGCCCGGGACGGGGCCGAAGCGGTCAGCCTGACCAGGAAGCACCGGCCGGACCTGGTGGTGATGGATATCTCCATGCCCAACCTCAACGGCCTGGAGGCCATCCGCCTGATCCGGACCGAAAAGAACAAGACCAGGATCATCGTGCTCTCGATGCATGCCGACCGGCGCTACGTGGCCGAGGCCTTCAAGGCCGGAGCCGAGGGATATCTGCTCAAGGATTCGGCCTTCGGCGAGCTGACCCAGGCCATCAAGACCGTGCTTCAGGGAAAACGCTTCCTCAGCCCCTCCATCGCCGGCCTGCTGATTGACGGATACCTGACCCGGGAGGACCAGACCCAGCCCAGCGCCTACAACCTGCTTTCGGTGCGGGAACGGGAAGTGCTGCAGATGATGGCCGAAGGCCAGGCCACCAAGCAGATCGCCAAGGTGCTGAACCTGAGCATCAAGACCATCGAAACCTACCGCAAGCAGATCATGGACAAGCTCAACCTGCACAGCATCGCCCAGCTCACCAAATACGCCATCCGGGAGGGGCTGACCGACCTCTGATCACGGGCCTTCCGGCCGCTAAGGGAAATCGAAGGTAAATTCGGGTTTTCCCTGATAGCGTCAACCCTGCTTCCGTAGTAACCTTAGAACCTAGAGAACCGAATCTTAATCATACAACCCCACAACAACCATAACGCAAGGAGACATTCATGTCCCACATCACCGACGTGATCGCCAAGGTCAAGGGGAAGAATCCTGGAGAGCCGGAGTTCCACCAAGCGGTAGAAGAGGTCATGAAAACCCTGGAGCCCACCGTGGCCAAGCATCCCGAGTTCGTTAAATGGAAGATCTACGAACGGATCTGCGAGCCGGACCGGGTAGTTATGTTTAGGGTGCCCTGGGTGGACGACAAGGGCGAGGTCCAGATCAACAAGGGTTTCCGGGTCCAGTTCAACAACGCCATCGGGCCCTACAAGGGCGGCCTCCGTTTCCATCCCTCGGTCAACCTGGGCATCATCAAGTTTTTGGGCTTTGAGCAGATCTTCAAGAATAGCCTGACCACCCTGGCCATGGGCGGCGGCAAGGGCGGCTCGGATTTTGACCCCAAGGGCAAGAGCGACATGGAAGTGATGAAGTTCACCCAGTCATTCATGCGCGAATTGTTCCGCCATATCGGCCAGGACACCGACGTGCCCGCCGGCGACATCGGGGTGGGCGGCCGGGAGATCGGCTACATGTACGGCTATTACAAGAAGATCCGCAACGAGTTTACCGGCGTGCTGACCGGACGGGCCCGGGAGTACGGCGGATCGCTGATCCGGCCCGAGGCCACCGGCTACGGTTCGGTCTATTTCGGGGCCGAGATGCTGGCCACCCGCAAGAAGGATTACAAGGGTTTGCGTTGCGTCGTGTCGGGCAAGGGCAACGTCACCCAGTACACCATCGAGAAGATCAATCAGCTGGGCGGCAAGGCCATCTCGATATCCGATTCGGCCGGAACCATCATTGACGAAGAAGGCATTGACGCCGAAAAACTTAAATACGTCATGAACCTGGCCGAGGTCAAACGCGGCCGGGCCAAGGAATACGCCGATACCTACAAGAGCGCCAAGTATTATGAGGGCAAGAGCGTCTGGGACGTGGTCAAGGAACAGGGCCTCAAGTTCGACTGCGCCTTCCCCTCCGCCACCCAGAATGAGATCAACGAAGAACACGCCAAGGCCATGGTCAAGAACGGCTGCTTCCTGGTCTCCGAAGGGGCCAACATGCCCTCCAACCTGGCGGCCATCAAGATTTATCAGGACAACAACGTGCTGTACGGACCGGCCAAGGCGGCCAACGCCGGCGGCGTGGCCACCTCCGGACTGGAAATGGCCCAGCAGAGCGCCCGCTGGTACTGGGACCGCAACGAGGTCGACCAGAAGCTGCAGCGGATCATGAAGGACATCCATCAGCAGTGCCTGGATGCCTCCGAGACCTACGCCACCAAAGGAGATTACCTGGCCGGAGCCAATATTGCCGGGTTCGTCAAAGTAGCCAAGGCCATGGTGGCCCAGGGCGTGGTCTAAATTTCCAGTTAACTCTAAGTAATTTCAATTATGGTGGGTGGTAATGCCGCCAAAGAAAAAGCCTCTTCCGCAAGGAAGGGGCTTTTTCTTGCCAAGGCCAATGAGCTACTCAATCGTTTGGCGATCAGTCCGGTGCTTGTCAGGCCGATACAGCGTGATATCGAAATTGGTATGATCCGCAACCAGGGAGACCGCCAGGAAGGGATGCTGTTTATCGCCGACGTTGACTACCCGTAACCCGCAACCGTTGTCGCCTACCGCAAAGGCGTAATTACCGGAAGCAGCCACTCCCAATGTCCGTCCGGGAAGACCTAATCGACTGACGAATTTTGGGTGGAACGGGTCATGGACATCGACAATTGTTATTCCTCCGTAACCATTGGCAATATAAAGGTAATTGTCATTGACACAGGTCTTGTAACATTCGCCATTGTATGTCGACACACGGACCGGCACCAATGGATTGAAGATATCGATGATAGATACCTGCCCCTGCTGGCAGAGGTAGGCATAGTAGTTGTTTATTACAATGTTTTCGGCCACGGCTTCAAGGTTCAGCAGGTTGGCTACTTCGCGCGGATTGGAGGGATCGCCGACATCTATTACTCTGAGTCCGGCCCAATGATCGGCTACATAAGCGTAGCGGCCTTTGACTGCGATATCCATCGGCCAGTTTGGCAGCTTACATTGTCCAAGTTTTTGAGGCTTGGCGGGATCGCTGAAATCGTAAATCACGAAGGAATCGTTGTTGTTTGGATGCAAACAACCGCAATAGGCCTTATTTCCTTTCAAAGCGAAAGACCAGATGTTCAACGTATCAATAGTTGAAGAGATCACCGGGTGGACCGGATCGCGAATGTCTAAGAAATGATTGTTATCACATAAGGTTTTTCCGCTGTACTCCACATAACGGGGATATCCTCCCTGCAGGGTATTTACTACCGTTGAACTCTCTGGTTTGCTTATGTCAACCACCAGTATGCCTTCATCGTAAACGTTGGTATGAAAAGCAATAAAAGCGTAGGATCCAGAATTAATGCTTGACAATGATGGCATTTGGGATTTTACATTGATGACTTGGGTTTCGACCACCGTTACAGCAGTTGGAGTTCGTTTTGAACAGGCAGACAGAGCCAGAACGGTAAAGAAAATAATAAATACTTGTTTCATGAAGGTGCCCTCCTTAAAGTTCATATTTATTAATATGCATATTCTGTGCCTCGATGCAGGCCGTAGCTAAGTCATTGAATTGTATGGCAATAAACCAAAAATGATTTTTATGGATAAATTGTATGATATTATGCTTATACAATAATTATGACCTTGTAGTAATACAAAATGTGCACTTTAACAAGTCTAGGAGATAAACAATATATGCCAGCAATATTTCGGGATCATTGTTTGATGGGGTTGCGTCCAGTAATTAAAAAATACATATTGACAAAATATGACCGGAGGGTTAAAATTGTTCAAACAAACAAAAGAGGCACTCAGAAATACTGTGAAAATGTCCGCGGCAAATAACTGCGGAAATGACATAAATATTTAAATGGAGAAGAACCATGGCAAAAGATCACGACATCAAAAAGGACACCAAAAAGAAAGCCGGAAAAACCTTGATGGAAAAACGGCTGGCCAAAAAAGCCAAAAAGGCCGGGAAGTAAAAGAACTGCCTCCGGTATACCAAGGCCGAAGATCCCGGTAAACACCAAGCCCCGCAATGATGCGGGGCTTGGTGTTTTATGGAAAGAATAGGCTTGACAAAAGGAATGCTTTGTACCATAATCAAGGCAAACATTACATGGGAGGGGGCCATGCCGGAAGTAATGGCCCGGGGGTGAATTTCGTTTATTCCAGGGAATTCATCAGGGATAAGCACGGAACCCAAATATGGGAACGTCTCTTGAAAACACTGCCTCCCCAATCCGCCAAGCTGTGGGCCGGACCACTGCTGAGCCTGAGCCATTACCCTTTTGCCGATTTTAAACTGATGCTTCAGGCCCTGAGCGATGAGTTGGGAACGGAGAAGAGGGGAAAAACGGCCGAACTTTATGCTTACATCGCCGACCGCAGTTTAAACAGCCTTTACAAGGTATTCTTTAAGTTTTCCCAGCCGGCCTTTGTGCTTAAGAATTACCCCAAATTATGGGAGAGGTTCTTCACCAGCGGTGAGGTCACGGTGATCTCGGCGGAGAAAGGGACAGCCGAGATAAGCTTCAAGCTGCCGGAGATATTTCTGGACTGGCTGCCCTCGGCCTGCTATGGGTACTCCAAGAAAGCGGTGGAAATGGCCGGGGGAAACGGCCTGGAGCAGGAGGAGGCAGAAAGGATCAAGTTGCCGGACGGCGATTGGCGCATAACCTACAGGCTGAAGTGGAGCCAGTGATCAGGCCGATAAAGTAAAATTAAAAGCCCCGCATTGATTGCGGGGCTTTTTGTTGGCCGGCCGGGTCGCTCAGGGTGCTGGTTTTTTAAGGACAAACCTGGAAAGATCTTTCACCACTCCCGTTTCCCGCCAGCCTAAACTTTGATAGAAGCCGTAGGCCCGGTTGCCGGGGTCATGCTCGGTGGTCAGCCACAGTTCATCGTGAAACTGAAAGAGCCAGTCCTGGACCAGCAGCATCAGCTTCCGACCGATCCCACGCCCTTCAAATTCCGGCAGGATTGCGATGACCCACATCTCCCCGTCGCTTTTGTTTCCGATCGAGAAGCCCAAAGCCCGGCCGCTTTGGTCCCGGCACAGCCAGCCCCTGTATGTGGAGTTCAGCTTGGCGGTCACAGATTCCTCGGTGATGCCAATTTTCACAAGGTCCTCCGCGCTCAGCCGGTTCTCCTTTACCATGGTCCGTAAAACCAGCAGTTCCGGGATGTCCCGGGGCTCTATCTCCCGGAAGGCCAGGCCCGCCAGGCCACCTTCCTCTCCGGGGCGGCGGGTCTTAAGGGAAAGGATGTGAAGGCTGATCCCCAGGGCCACTGCGGCCAGGAAGATCCTTACGGTCAAGTTAGGCAGAAGAATAATGGACAGGCTGATGGTTCCCCATAACAAAACCAGCGCCAAGATCTTGGTCTTCAGCGGGACGGCCCGGTACTTCAGGTAATCATGGATAAAGGCGCCGAAAACCCGGTGATTGACCAGCCAGCCATGCAGGCGCTGAGAGCTGCGGAGGAAGCAGAAGGCACTCAAGAGCAGAAAAGGGGTGGTGGGGAGGAGCGGCAGGAATATCCCGATGACCCCCAGGCCCAGGGAAACAAGCCCGGCGGCGATCAGCAGATATTTTTTTACCAGCGATCCGGCAGGGTTTGGCATATTCATATCTTTCTGGAATCATAGGCCCAATGAAGCAGGGCCTGGCGCTGGCGGGGCCGGCAGTCCAGTCTTTCATTTGGGCAGTTCTTTTTCAGGGCCATCACGTGCCTCCTGATCGCTTTCCACCGTTTTATCTGGCGGGCGTCCTCCTCCGGCATCCGGCGTCCCAGATAGTACCGGCAATACCACTGGAACCAGCCCCGGGGGTCGGCCGGGTGGATCCAGCCCTTGTCCCGCCATACTTTTAAAGGCTGGCTGGCATTGACCTTGAAAAAGTTCAGGGCCGGATCATGCCTTTGGGGACAGAGTTTGGCCTTTTTGAACCAGCTGGCGGGGAATTCCTTCCTGCAGTCGGTCATGTATCTGCCGCCGAAGACTCCCAGTTCCAGCATCTGGGCCGGGGTCAGCTCCGGCTTGAAGCCGGGATCAAAGTTCCTGCCCGCCGGCTGGGTCAGATGATAATAGCCACGCTGCATCTTGTCGTTAATGATGACTTTTTTCTTCATTTGTCTTTTCCCAAAAAACCACTACAGTAATCGTCCACCAACTTCAGCATTCTTTTTTTCTGTTTTTCCTCCAAAAAGCTGGACAGGAATGAGTTCTTAGCCAATTGGCAGATCTCTTCCCGGCTCAGGTTCAGGGCGCTGGCCACTGCCAGGTAATTCTCATTGAGGTATCCGCCGAAATAGGCCGGGTCGTCGGAATTGACGGTGACCAGCAGGCCCTTTTGCATCATGGTCTGCAGGGGGTGATCCTCCATGGCCGCCACCACTTTCAGCCTGTGGTTGGAGCAGGGGCAGACCGTCAGCGGCATTTTGCGGCGGACCAGTTCCTTTACCAGCTTCTCATCGCTCAAAGACCGGTTGCCGTGGTCCACCCGGGACACTTTCAGCAGTTCCAGGGCGTGCCAGACATATTCGGCCGGCCCCTCCTCGCCGGCATGGGCCACGGTCAGAAATCCCTTCCGGCGGGCCCGGGCAAATACCCGCTTAAACTTGGAGGGCGGATGCCCCAGTTCGGAAGAATCCAGCCCGACGGCGGTTATCAGGTGCCGGTAATCCAGGGCCTGCTCCAGGGTCTTATGGGCCTCCTTTTCCTCCAGGTGCCGCAGGAAACACATGATCAGCTTGACCGAGAGCCCCAGCCTGCTTTTGGCATCCTCCACCGACCGGCCCAGTCCGTTCATCACCGTGGAAAAGGGCACTCCCCGGGCGGTGTGGGTCTGTGGGTCGAAAAATATCTCGGCATGGAGCACGTTCTGGGAAAGGGCTTTTTTAAAGTAAGCCCGGCCCAGGTCGTAAAAATCCCTTTCCTTCACCAGCACCCCGGCGCCTTCGTAATAGAGGTCGAGGAATTCCTGGAGATTGCCGAAGTCGTAGGCCCGGCGCAGCTCCGCCACCGAACCGTATCTGAGGCCGATCCGGTTGCGCCGGGCGATCTTGAACATAAGCTCCGGCTCGAAGGTGCCCTCGATGTGGAGATGAAGCTCGGCCTTGGGAAGGCCGCGGATGAATTTGGTGAGAGAAGGATTTATTTTCATTGGCTTGATGTTTTTCCAAATCGTGCTACGAATCAATTAATTCGTAGCACGAATCATATAGCCGGGACAAAGCGGGGAATCCCCAAAATGTCTTGTCTACCGCATCAATGCGGCCAGGGCCTGTTCCCGGTCTCCGTCCATGTAGACCGTCAGAGTGGCGCCGTCGGCCGCCTTGGGCACGTGGATCACCTTGACCACCTGCTCCAGGCTCCGGGCCTGGGGCAGCAGTTTTCTTAAAACATTGGGCGAATTGTCGAAGAATTCCTGGTTGAAGGCGGCGCCCTTTTCGTCGGGATAAAGCGGCAGGTAGCGGATGCCGGCCTCCACCAGATCCTGGAAGAAGTGGGTGCCGAAGGAAAGCTCGGGCACGTAGTCCTTTTTCTTCTTGGCTACCTCTATCAGCATGGCGGTGTTGTTGATGTCCGAGTATCCCACCCGGACCCCCAGTTTGATGTCGCCCCGGCTGCCCCAGCGCCCCGGGCCCATCAGGATGAATTTCTGGCGGGGCAGCTTCTGGTTAAGGTCGCCCACCACCCGGCCCACCTGGATCAGTTCCTCCATGTTGGGCAGGGCGTCGTACTGGATGGGATCGACGTAGACTATGTACTCGATGTCCTTGACCAAAGCGTTGGTGACATAGCGGCTGCCGGTAAACAGGACGTCGGAGGCCGGGACATCCTTGGGAATGGTCACGCTGGAAGTGCCCCCGGCCTGGCTCTGGGGCCGGCACTGCAGCAGGTACAGCTTGTGGATGTCGCCGTCGCAGGCGAACTCGATGTCCACCGGAAATCCCAGGGCGTCCTTTAAGATGTTCAGAATGTCCTTGATCTGGGGGATGAAGGGGCCGTGGGTCAGCAATTTGGAGAAGGTGACCACCGGCTGGCCCTCGCTTAAGTTGACCATGGTGCCGGTGGGCGAGAACAGCTGGCCCTCCTGGTAGATGGAGATCACCTGGGACAGGGCCGGGAAATCGTTGCCGATCTCCTGGAACAGCTTGTCCACGGTGATGGTCTCGAAGCGGCGGGTCTCCATGTTAAGAAGATCGATGTTCTTCTGGGAATACCAAAGCACCTCCTCGGGGCTGGCGTTGACCCTAAGGCCCGGCTGGCCGGGGCTGACCAGCACCGGGTAATCGTCGCCCACCCGGTCCACCGCCCGGGTGCCCATTCCGGCTACCAGCCGGACGATGCCGTCCTGGCGCTTGATGCGGGGCGACCAGCGGAATTCGTTGTAGCTGAATGCCACCCCGGCGTAGGCCGGAAAATAATACTTGCCCACCCGCTGGCCCACCACCTCCTGGATGACGATGGCCATCTCCTCGTTGAAGTCCAGCAAGCCCCGCTCCCGGCGGTACTCGATGGGGTCGGGCCCGAACACCGAGGCGTAGACCTCCACGATGGCGTTGGTGAGGGCCTCCATCTTCTCCCGCTTGGTGCCCTGGTTGGCCACGAACAGGCTCTTGTACTTTCCGGCGAAGGACGAGCCCAGGCTGTCCTCCAGCAGGCTGGAGGAGCGGACGATCAGCGGTTTGTCGCCGAAGTCATCCAGGCACAGGGACAGCCCGGCGATGATCTCCGGCGACAGGGCCGAGTTCTTGAATATCTGCTCCAGGTAGGGGTATTCCTGGCGGATCTCCACCGGATCGCGGTACTTGATGGTGGGCATCTCCTCCAGGGCGTTGAAATGGAGGAAGTCCAAAATCCCGTCCGAGGCGATGTACCAGGTCTTGGGGGTGACCAGGTTGCGCAGGGAGATATAGTCCTTCTTGGCGTTCATCAGGATCTTCTCGGCCCTAAAAAGCCCGGCCGCCTTGCCCCCCAGCTTGCCGTTGCCCGAGGAGGGCCCGATGGTGCGGGAGAGGGTCTGCATGAAGTCCGGCACCGTGGCGTGCTTCTTGGTGACGTTGATGTAGTGCATCTCCTCGCTCAGGAACCGGCGGATCAAAGCCACCTTGATGCCCATGTTCTCCTCGGGCGACAGGCTCTTCTGGGCGTCGGGCATGTTGGCGAAGCGCTGGACGGCGTCGGAGATCTCGGCCAGCGAGACGTCGCGCTTCTCGGAGGCCATGCCCAGAAAGCGGGACTGCTCGTGCTTAAGCCACAAACTGATGATCCGGGCCAGCTCGTCGTCGTCGATCTCCCTGGCCGCGATCTGGAATATCTCCTCCACAATATGCTCCAGCAGGGCCTGGTTGATCTTGGGCATGGGCTGGTTCTCGCTGTACTCCCAGTCGCTGGAGGTGGTGTCCAGCCTCTGCATCAGCTCCTCCACCTGCTTGATATTGCGCTTGTAGAGGTAGTTGATCATCTTGCGGCCGATCCGGTTCAGCAGGATGGGGTTGGTGTCGCGCAGCAGGTCTACGATCACCTGCCATTCGGGCTTGTGGTGGGGCATAGCGCTGGCTCCTTATTGGATGAGTTGTTATCGGATTCAACGGGACCAAACCACGGAATCACTGAAAGGCCGGACCTCTCCACTTCGATAGCATCATAACTGCTATCCTCAGTGCAGGCTCTTTATCCCTCCCCTGGAAGGGGAGGGTGGGCTGTCAGAACATTTGTTTATGTTACTGGACTTTTCAATCACAATCTGCGGGGATCTGCGTCCCATATGAAAAACTCGTCACTCCTTGCTGATCAGCCCCATCCCGCTGCGGCCGTCTATCCGGGCCTCCACCGGCTGGTCCAGATGCACCCAGCGCAAATGCTCGGTGCTGTCCGTTACCTTCTGCGATTCCAGCCACTCCCAGTCTATCCTCCCGTGCTCGGGGTCGGTGGGCACGGTGAAGTAGCCGATGCGGAGCGAGGTCATGTTCTGGAAGAAGTGCGAGCCCTGGGAGGGGTCCACGTTCATGTTGGGCAGGCAGGCCTCCACAATGGTCCGGGCCTGGGAGATCTGGTCGAACTTAACCGGGATGCCCAGCCAGGGATCGCTGGAGCCCCAGCGGCCGGGCCCGATCAGGACATAGGGGCGGCCCTGCTCCTTCAGCTTCTTGTTCAGCTGTCCCACCTCTTCGGCCATCTGGGGGGTGCGGGAGGCGTCAAACGAACCCGGCCGGACATAGATGATGTCGCTTAGGGTCGTGACCCCGTTGCCCAGGGCCTTGTCGCTGAAGCAGAGGGCCTGCTGGATGTCTTTGGACGAGACGTCGATCTTGACCAGCTCGTCCGAAACCACCAGCGGTCGCACCTGGAGAAAGCCGAAGTCGGCCGGGTAGATATTCTTCGGGTCCAGCCTCACCGCGAACTCCATCTCCACCGGGCAGCTCATGGCCTGGGAGGAAAGTTTAAGCAGGTGGTCCAGCAGTTCGGCCAGGGGGAACAGCTTGTATTTAAGGATATGGGCAAAGCTGACTACACGCGGTCCCCGTTCGCCGATCCCGTCCACCAACAACTGGTTCTCAAAGGAATAGGTGGATCCCAGCCGTTCCAGCACCCCGTCCTTTTCCGCTTCCCCGATCTCCAGCTTCAAAAGATACTGGTCCTCATCGGCGTAGGCGGTGTTGGAGCGGGGTCGCATATCCACGGCGTAAAAACTCTTCTGGCTGTTGTCCAGCATGTCGTCGGCGGTGCCGAACTGGGGCAGGATCTCGGGATAGGCCGGGGTGAAGCGGAGCGAGACCCCGCCGTCCACCACGCTTTTGCCCAGCCCCAGGGCCACGTTGACCACCCCGTCCTCCGGCTTGGCGTGGCCCACCGGGTAATAGTTGTAGGAGCGGGCCACTCCGGCGAAATCTGGATAATAGCGGCCGTTCCGGTCCGCCCCCACCACCTCCTG
Proteins encoded in this window:
- a CDS encoding response regulator transcription factor translates to MNAKIIVADDHRMVREGLRSLIERQPGLSVVAEARDGAEAVSLTRKHRPDLVVMDISMPNLNGLEAIRLIRTEKNKTRIIVLSMHADRRYVAEAFKAGAEGYLLKDSAFGELTQAIKTVLQGKRFLSPSIAGLLIDGYLTREDQTQPSAYNLLSVREREVLQMMAEGQATKQIAKVLNLSIKTIETYRKQIMDKLNLHSIAQLTKYAIREGLTDL
- the gdhA gene encoding NADP-specific glutamate dehydrogenase; amino-acid sequence: MSHITDVIAKVKGKNPGEPEFHQAVEEVMKTLEPTVAKHPEFVKWKIYERICEPDRVVMFRVPWVDDKGEVQINKGFRVQFNNAIGPYKGGLRFHPSVNLGIIKFLGFEQIFKNSLTTLAMGGGKGGSDFDPKGKSDMEVMKFTQSFMRELFRHIGQDTDVPAGDIGVGGREIGYMYGYYKKIRNEFTGVLTGRAREYGGSLIRPEATGYGSVYFGAEMLATRKKDYKGLRCVVSGKGNVTQYTIEKINQLGGKAISISDSAGTIIDEEGIDAEKLKYVMNLAEVKRGRAKEYADTYKSAKYYEGKSVWDVVKEQGLKFDCAFPSATQNEINEEHAKAMVKNGCFLVSEGANMPSNLAAIKIYQDNNVLYGPAKAANAGGVATSGLEMAQQSARWYWDRNEVDQKLQRIMKDIHQQCLDASETYATKGDYLAGANIAGFVKVAKAMVAQGVV
- a CDS encoding GNAT family N-acetyltransferase; translated protein: MNMPNPAGSLVKKYLLIAAGLVSLGLGVIGIFLPLLPTTPFLLLSAFCFLRSSQRLHGWLVNHRVFGAFIHDYLKYRAVPLKTKILALVLLWGTISLSIILLPNLTVRIFLAAVALGISLHILSLKTRRPGEEGGLAGLAFREIEPRDIPELLVLRTMVKENRLSAEDLVKIGITEESVTAKLNSTYRGWLCRDQSGRALGFSIGNKSDGEMWVIAILPEFEGRGIGRKLMLLVQDWLFQFHDELWLTTEHDPGNRAYGFYQSLGWRETGVVKDLSRFVLKKPAP
- a CDS encoding adenosine deaminase translates to MKINPSLTKFIRGLPKAELHLHIEGTFEPELMFKIARRNRIGLRYGSVAELRRAYDFGNLQEFLDLYYEGAGVLVKERDFYDLGRAYFKKALSQNVLHAEIFFDPQTHTARGVPFSTVMNGLGRSVEDAKSRLGLSVKLIMCFLRHLEEKEAHKTLEQALDYRHLITAVGLDSSELGHPPSKFKRVFARARRKGFLTVAHAGEEGPAEYVWHALELLKVSRVDHGNRSLSDEKLVKELVRRKMPLTVCPCSNHRLKVVAAMEDHPLQTMMQKGLLVTVNSDDPAYFGGYLNENYLAVASALNLSREEICQLAKNSFLSSFLEEKQKKRMLKLVDDYCSGFLGKDK
- a CDS encoding PEP/pyruvate-binding domain-containing protein, whose protein sequence is MPHHKPEWQVIVDLLRDTNPILLNRIGRKMINYLYKRNIKQVEELMQRLDTTSSDWEYSENQPMPKINQALLEHIVEEIFQIAAREIDDDELARIISLWLKHEQSRFLGMASEKRDVSLAEISDAVQRFANMPDAQKSLSPEENMGIKVALIRRFLSEEMHYINVTKKHATVPDFMQTLSRTIGPSSGNGKLGGKAAGLFRAEKILMNAKKDYISLRNLVTPKTWYIASDGILDFLHFNALEEMPTIKYRDPVEIRQEYPYLEQIFKNSALSPEIIAGLSLCLDDFGDKPLIVRSSSLLEDSLGSSFAGKYKSLFVANQGTKREKMEALTNAIVEVYASVFGPDPIEYRRERGLLDFNEEMAIVIQEVVGQRVGKYYFPAYAGVAFSYNEFRWSPRIKRQDGIVRLVAGMGTRAVDRVGDDYPVLVSPGQPGLRVNASPEEVLWYSQKNIDLLNMETRRFETITVDKLFQEIGNDFPALSQVISIYQEGQLFSPTGTMVNLSEGQPVVTFSKLLTHGPFIPQIKDILNILKDALGFPVDIEFACDGDIHKLYLLQCRPQSQAGGTSSVTIPKDVPASDVLFTGSRYVTNALVKDIEYIVYVDPIQYDALPNMEELIQVGRVVGDLNQKLPRQKFILMGPGRWGSRGDIKLGVRVGYSDINNTAMLIEVAKKKKDYVPELSFGTHFFQDLVEAGIRYLPLYPDEKGAAFNQEFFDNSPNVLRKLLPQARSLEQVVKVIHVPKAADGATLTVYMDGDREQALAALMR